The following are encoded in a window of Vigna unguiculata cultivar IT97K-499-35 chromosome 8, ASM411807v1, whole genome shotgun sequence genomic DNA:
- the LOC114194435 gene encoding nematode resistance protein-like HSPRO2 — MVDLDWQTKMVCSNSPKLSLLENNIPIPTLQIPLRQNDITAASSPLCAAYDNYLRLPDLRNLWATTNFPDWPNEPIIKPALHALEITFRFLATVLSDPRPYVNKREWTRRLESLAAAQVQIIAVLCEDEEQNPETRGTAPVSDVNDFVTAQRRSYSEESLLPRLATWHRSRDVARRILATVECEMMRCTYTLGLGEANLAGKKVLRYDDVCRPTEIRSLETTPYDHVENYENGTVHAAQQIVECWTRAGRGLVERLVESVERRELEKAASECHAVERIWKLLAEVEDVHEMMDPEDFLRLKKELGMRRQGETEAFCFRSKEVVELAKVCRDLRQKVPEILEVEVDPKGGPGMMEAAMKVYREKTKGLEKVVVLQGMQAIEVAMKRFFFAYKQVASLLMGSSEADGLTQIFLQPTYFPSLDAAKTFLSYYWENNANQTQNLVVPW; from the coding sequence ATGGTTGATCTAGATTGGCAAACAAAAATGGTTTGTTCCAACTCACCCAAACTCTCTCTCTTAGAGAACAACATCCCAATCCCCACTTTGCAAATTCCCCTTCGCCAAAACGACATCACCGCTGCGTCGTCTCCGCTATGTGCTGCCTACGACAACTACCTTCGCCTCCCCGACCTAAGAAACCTCTGGGCCACCACCAACTTCCCCGATTGGCCCAACGAGCCCATCATAAAGCCCGCCTTACACGCCCTCGAAATCACCTTCCGCTTTCTCGCAACCGTTTTATCAGACCCGAGGCCCTACGTTAACAAGCGCGAGTGGACCCGACGCCTAGAGTCCCTCGCCGCGGCTCAGGTCCAGATCATTGCCGTGCTCTGCGAAGACGAGGAGCAAAACCCCGAGACACGTGGCACGGCACCCGTGAGTGACGTCAACGACTTCGTCACGGCTCAGAGAAGAAGCTACAGCGAGGAGAGCCTGCTCCCGCGTCTCGCCACGTGGCACAGATCCAGGGACGTGGCGAGGAGGATCCTCGCCACCGTGGAATGCGAGATGATGAGGTGCACGTACACGCTGGGTCTGGGAGAGGCCAACCTCGCGGGAAAAAAGGTTCTCCGCTACGACGACGTTTGCAGGCCGACCGAGATCCGATCCCTGGAGACCACGCCGTACGATCACGTGGAGAACTACGAGAACGGGACGGTGCACGCGGCGCAGCAGATCGTGGAGTGCTGGACGCGTGCGGGGAGGGGGTTGGTGGAGAGATTGGTGGAGTCGGTGGAGAGGAGAGAGTTGGAGAAGGCGGCGAGTGAGTGCCACGCTGTGGAACGGATCTGGAAACTCCTGGCGGAGGTTGAGGACGTGCATGAGATGATGGATCCGGAGGATTTTCTCCGGCTGAAGAAGGAATTGGGGATGAGAAGGCAAGGCGAAACGGAGGCGTTTTGCTTTAGGTCGAAGGAGGTTGTGGAGTTGGCGAAGGTGTGTAGGGATCTGAGGCAGAAGGTGCCGGAGATATTGGAGGTGGAGGTTGACCCGAAGGGTGGGCCGGGGATGATGGAGGCGGCGATGAAGGTGTACCGGGAAAAAACGAAGGGGTTGGAGAAGGTTGTTGTTTTGCAGGGTATGCAAGCGATTGAGGTGGCGATGAAGAGGTTCTTCTTCGCTTACAAGCAGGTTGCGTCGCTTCTCATGGGAAGCTCCGAGGCCGATGGGTTAACTCAGATATTCCTTCAACCCACCTATTTCCCTAGCTTGGATGCTGCCAAGACATTCCTCAGTTATTACTGGGAAAATAACGCCAATCAAACTCAAAACTTGGTAGTTCCTTGGTAG